The sequence TGTCAACCTTCCTTCGCTTGCAGAGTGGAGCCGCGCTGCCAACGCAGAACGCGTCCGGCGATGTACTTGATGACGTAATCGCTTAGAAAGCCGAGCAGGCCGATGCTGACCATCGAGGCGATGACGATGTCGTAGCGCAGGAAGTAATACGAGTCCCACAGCACGTAGCCGACCCCGCTCTTCACCGCGACCATTTCAGCCGTCACCGTGAGCATCCAGGCCGAGCCGATGGCGATCCGCAGGCCAGAGAAAATGCTCGGCAACGCGGCCGGAAACACGATGTGACGCAGCAGCTTCGACGGCGATCCGCCCGTCATGGCACCGGCGCGCAGCAAGTTGCGGTCGCACGTCTTCACGCCGTGAATGGTGCTGAGCAACACGGGGAAGAACGAGCCCATGAACACCAGAAAGATGGCGGGCTTGTCGGCAATGCCGAACCAGATGATCGCCAGCGGAATCCATGACACGGGCGGAATGGGACGCAACGTTTGCAACGTCGGCTCGATCAGGGCCTCAACCCGGCGTGACCATCCAATGGCCATGCCGATGCCGACGCCAAGCACGGTTGCGATCAGGAAGCCGGCAAACACCCGGCCGGAACTGGCGGCGATATCGGACAGCCAGCGGCCGGAATAACTCTGCGTGTTGCCGTCGGTGGTGAAGATCCAGTCGGCCCAGGCCAGTATCACCTGGGATGGCGCCGGCAGCAGGGCGGGTGGAAGGATGCCGGAGCGGGAGAATGTCTCCCACCCGGCGAGAAGCAGGATCGGCACGATGAAGCGCTCGATCCTCTGGTAGACGGCTTGCGAAAGCGAAGAAAACATTAGCGATCCTGAATCAATAGCCGAGTTCGGTTTTGGGCTGGCCGACCACGCGTTCCAGGAAGCCGTAGTCGAGGTTCTTCTCGACCGCCTCGGTGACGTCGGTATTGATGTATTTCAGGTCGCGCATCATCTTGGCGATGGCCACTGCCGATTCGCGATACATCTTGTAGTCCGGATACAGGTTGTCGACTGCGCCGACGGCGATGGCATTGTCCAGGCCGGTGACTTTCTGGATGGTGTCGACGAACAGCGCCCTGTCGTTGGCCATCATTTCGTTGACCGTGACGATGGCACGCACGGTTTCCTCGACGCCTTTCGGGTTGTCATCGATGACATCCGAGCGGGTGACGATCAGATTGGTCAGCTTGCCGGCCGCCTGGTCGTAGGGAAAATCGAAGAACTTTGCCGCCTTCACTTCGCGGATCTGGGTGGCGAACGGATCGACCGAGGTGATCA is a genomic window of Stutzerimonas stutzeri containing:
- a CDS encoding ABC transporter permease, with amino-acid sequence MFSSLSQAVYQRIERFIVPILLLAGWETFSRSGILPPALLPAPSQVILAWADWIFTTDGNTQSYSGRWLSDIAASSGRVFAGFLIATVLGVGIGMAIGWSRRVEALIEPTLQTLRPIPPVSWIPLAIIWFGIADKPAIFLVFMGSFFPVLLSTIHGVKTCDRNLLRAGAMTGGSPSKLLRHIVFPAALPSIFSGLRIAIGSAWMLTVTAEMVAVKSGVGYVLWDSYYFLRYDIVIASMVSIGLLGFLSDYVIKYIAGRVLRWQRGSTLQAKEG